CCGTGTCGATCAGCCCGAGTGCATCCGGTACGAGTTGGAGAAGGCGTGTCACCTCGCGACCTCGGGGCGCCCGGGGCCGGTGCTGGTCGACATCCCGGATAACGTTCAGCGGGCGCAGATCGATCCGGAAACACTGGACGGGTACGTTCTCCCTCTTCCCGCTACCCCAGTAACCACGACCGCCGACCAGATCGCACACTGTCTGGAACTGGTCCGCGGGGCCGAGCGCCCGGTGCTCGTGCTCGGTTGGGGCGTTCACCTGGCCGGCGCGGGTGCGCTGGCACTCGAAGTGGCCGAACGGCTGGGCTTGCCGATCGCGCCGACCTGGGCCATCGCCGACGCGGTGCCGCACGACCACCCGCTGCACATCGGCACCTTCGGTACCCACGGCACCCGGCACGCGAACTTCGCGGTTCAGAACGCGGACCTGATCCTGTCCGTCGGCTCGCGGCTCGACACGAAGGCTACTGGGACTCCTCCCGCCACATTCGCACGCGGGGCCAAGAAGGTCGTCGTGGACATCGACCCGTGTGAGCTGAACAAGTTCGCGCGCTACGACCTCCACATCGACCTGCCGATCGCGTCTGACGCCGGGGCGTTCCTCCGGGCGCTGAACACCGCGCCCTCGCGCCCACCTGTAAGCGCGTGGTTGGAGCGGATCGCGGACTGGAAGAGTCGGTACCCGGTGTGCCCGGACGAGTATTACTCGGAGTCTGAAGTCAATCCCTATGTGTTCGCGAAGACCCTGTCCCGGCACCTGGGTGAGGGGGAGCAGATCTTCCTCGACACCGGGTGTACGCTGGCATGGGTGATGCAGGCGTTCGAGTTCAAGCGCGGGCAGCGCCTGTTCCACGACTGGAACAACACCGCGATGGGCTGGGCCGTGCCCGCGTGCGTGGGCGCGTCACTGGCCCTGGACCGCCGCCCGGTCGTGTGCGTTACCGGCGACGGCAGCCTCCAGATGAACATTCAGGAGCTGGCCACCGTCGTGCGGCACAAGTTGCCGGTCAAGATCTTCCTGCTGAACAACCACGGCCACGGCATGATTCAGCAGACGCAGGAACAGTGGCTCGGGTCCAAATACCACGCATCGAGCGTGGAGGGCGGGTTAACGGACCCGGACTACCTCGCGGTCGCCCGCGCATACGGGTTCCCAGTACACAACCTGACGCGCGCGGCCGACGTGTCGGACCGTATCGCCGCGGTGCTGGCGGCCGACGGCCCGCAGTTCTGCAACGTCGAGATCCCGGCCCACCACCGCGTGCTCCCGCAAGTCAAGTTCGGGCGCCCGAACGAGGATACCGAACCGCTCCTGCCACGGGACGAGTTCCTGAGCAACATGATCGTCAAGGCTATGGACGTGTCCGTCGCGCCCCTCCCCGCCGTACCCCACCCACCTTCCGCGCTCCCCAAGGCGGCCTGACGACCGCGAGCCGAATGACCTCTTGAGGCGCTGCTATGGCGATCCCGGTCGCACTGACCCTGTTTTTCGCGCTCAGTGCGGCCGTCGCGCTCAAAGCCGCCCGCAGCCTGCTCCGAGAACGCCCCGAGTATTTCGCCGTTTCTCTACCACGGTTCGGCCTCGCGGTGGGTCGGCGCCTCGTCAAGAAGGCTCTCGGTCGCGTCGGGTTGCTGCCCGTGCGTGCGCCGGAGGTTCTCCCTGAACTGACGGTCGCTCCGCCCGACGTGGGGGCAGTGACCCCGGAACCGGCCTCCGTGACTGAGGGGGCGGCAGGAACCGAACCGCTACCTGATGCCGAGATCCCAATCGAATCGACGGCTGCTTCGGCTGACCTGGGTGCCGTGGCGCCGGAACTCGTCCTGGTGGTTGAGCCGACCCCCGATACCGAGACGGGCGCCGAAACAGTCCCGGGCTTTCGGGCACAGATCGAGGCGCTCGATCAGCTTTACTGCACGCACATGAACGACACCGCGGACCACACCGCGGCGCGGGCGGTGATCGCCTCCCGGTGTGACGTCCAGCACCAGTACGCGCGGCACCTCGGCTTCGACCCGTCCGAGGTACTACTGCTGAACGAGGAGTGGCTGGTGAACATCGGCCACATGGCCCTTCTCGACCTGTGGGTGAAGATGGCCCGCCTCGGGTGGGGGCAGTGGAAGCACCTCGTTCTGGTCGCCCCTTCGGGGCGCGCCACCTCGGGTTGGACCTCGTGCCGGCGGACCGCGAACGAGGCGTACCTGGACTACTGGAGGGGTCCGTTCACCGCCGTGGTGACCGACCCGGACCTGTGCGAAGCTCTTTACCCCTTTACCCACAACGCCGGCCACACGATCAACACCCTGGTGCCGTTGCCAGACGGGTCGTGCGAGAGCATCTTTTACGCCGGGAGCAAGGTTCAGGAAGCCTGGGAGCGGGAGAACCGCGCTCCGTTGCTGAAGCTCACAGAGGCGGACGCGGCGCGCGGCCGGGACCGGTTGCGCGAAATGGGCCTGCCCGACGGTGCCTGGTACGTGTGCGTTCAGGCGCGGACGCCCGGTTACCACGAGGCGGGGGCGTACCACCAGTCCCACCGGGACGCGGACATCGATAGCTACTGGGGCGCGATCGAAGAGATCACGGATCGCGGCGGCTGGGTGATCCGCGTCGGTGACGCCAGCATGGAGCCGATCTCCCCGCGCCCGCAAGTGATCGATTACGCGGTCGGCCCGCACAAGTCGGACTGGATGGACGTGTTTCTGCTCGGCTCGTGCCGCTTCTACCTCGGGGGCACGTCGGGCCTGTCTCACGTCCCCCCGACGTTTGGCGTGCCGGTCGCTCTGGTCAACTGGATCTCCTTCGTCCTCCCGTTCTACAGCGCCCGCGACCGGTTCATCCCGAAGCTCATCTGGAGCGAACGGGAGAACCGGCTGTTGACGTTCCCAGAACAGTGCGGGTCTGCGGTTCGTACCGCGTCATACGCGCGCCCCTACCTCGACCAGCTCGGCTTGCGGGTGGTCGCGAACACACCGGACGAGATCCAGGATCTGGTCGGCGAGATGTTCGACGTGCTCGAGGGGCGGGGCGGGCACTCGACGGAAGACGAGCACCTCCAGTCTGCGTTCGACGCGGTCGCGGCTGCCGAGGGGTTCGGGCGGACAATGCAGATTGGGGGCGCGTTCCTGCGGACCCATCAGGCCCTTTTGCCCGGTGCGGAGTTACTCGTGCGACGGGCCGGGTGAGCGCGAGGCTCGCTTGATTTATTCGCCCATTCTGTGTACTCATCCACACTTTCCAGCGCCGGGCGCCGTCCCGTGTTTGCCAACTACGACTGACGGGGCACCCGGCGCGGCCGTGGTTCTGGCGCGCGGCCGCTCGCGATAGCCGCGTGGACGGAACCGCCCGAGGGCGTGTTCGCCCGCGGCGAAACCACACCGTTCCCCGAGGTCGGCTCCGCCGGCGATTCCGACAGGTTCATCCCGGAGTGACCGATGCACACTGACGCCGCTGTTCTGGTTGAACTGAACCAACCTTTGCGCCTCTTGCCGCTGGACTTGCCCGACCTGAAGCCCGGGCAAGTGCTGGTGGATGTGGCGTATAGCGGGGTGTGCCACAGCCAGCTCCACGAGGTGCGCGGGCGCCGCGGACCGGACCGGTTCCTGCCACACACACTTGGGCACGAGGGCTCGGGAACCGTCACCGCCGTCGGCCCTGGGGTCGCGAAGGTGCGGCCCGGAGACCGCGTCGTCCTCACCTGGATTAAGGGCGAAGGGGCGGACGTGCCCTCTGTGTCTTACGAGAGCGTGCTGGGGCGAGTGAACTCTGGGGCGCTCAGCACATTTATGCGGCGCACGGTTACGTGCGAGAACCGGTTGGTGCCGGTACCAGCCGAGATGCCGCTGCGCGAGGCCGCGCTGCTCGGGTGCGCGCTGCCGACCGGGGCCGGCGTAGTGACCAACACCGCGAACCCGCCCGCGGGCAGCGCGCTAGTTGTGTTTGGAGCCGGTGGGATCGGGCTCAGTGCGGTCATGGCCGCCCGTCTTCACGGGGTCGGAACTCTGATCGCCGTGGACGTGGTGGAGCAGAAGTTGGCCGACGCGCGCCGGTTCGGGGCCACGCACACGGTCAATGCCTGCCACTGCGACCCGGTGGCCGCGATCCTGGAACTGACCGGCGGGCGCGGGGCCGATTTCGCGGTCGAGGCGGCCGGGCGCCGGGAGACGATGGAGGCCGCGTTCCGGTGCGTGCGCGATAAGGGCGGGCTGTGCGTCCTGGCCGGGAACCTGCCGCACGGCGAACAGATCTCGCTGAACCCGTTCGACCTGATTCGCGGTAAGCGGATCGTGGGCACCTGGGGTGGGGACACGGTATCCGACCGCGACCTGCCGCGGTACGCGCGCCTGTTCCTCGACGGCAAGTTGCCGCTCACGGACCTGATCTCGCGCGAGTATCCGCTGAGCGGGGTGAACGCGGCGCTCGACGACCTGGAGGGCGGGCGGGTCGCGCGCGCCCTGATCGATATGGGCGCCTGACCAATAAGGGAGATTCGATGCGCGCGGTCATCAGTACCATCGTTTTCCGGCTCGCGGTACTGGTGTGTCGCGCGCTGCGGGTGCGGTTCCTGGTGAACCCGGCGTTCCCGCCCGCGTTCTCCCGGATCGGGCACCTGGCCGCGGAACCGGACTGCTTCGTCAAAGAGGGGCTGCTCGGGTTGCGCCCCCGGTGCGTGGGCGTGCTCCTGGTGCCGCGCGACGATGCCGCGAACCCGTGCCTACTCGACTACTGGCGGCAGCAACTGTGGGTCATCAGTTCGCCGTTCTGGGTGCGCGTATTCGGCCCGCTCGCCGAGATCCCAGCGTTTCGCTACCCGACCGATCCCTACGTGACGGCCATTAACGATACGGCCACGTTCGGGGCGATCCAGGCCGCCTACGCGGGGCGCCTACCGGTGCTGAAGATCACCGCTGCGCACCGAGTGAGTGGCGAGTCCGAGTTGCGCAAACTCGGGGTACCAGAAGGGGCCTGGTTCGTTGTCGTTCACTGCCGCGAAGGTGGCTACGACGCCAACGAACCGGGTGCTCGGGCGCGGAACGTTGCTATCGAAACCTACCTCCCGGCACTGCGCGCCATTGTCGAGCGCGGGGGCTGGTGCGTGCGCGTGGGCGACCCGACTATGACCCCGCTGCCGCCCATTTCCGGAGTCATCGACTACGCGCACAGCCCGCTGCGGAGCGACCGGATGGACGTGTTCCTGTGCGCGCGGGCGAAGTTCCTGCTCGGGAGCGCGTCGGGGTTGTCCGTGCTCGCGAGCGTGTTCGGTACCCCGTGTGCGCTCGCGAACCAGTCCCTGCCCGCGGTCGCGTTCCCCTACGGGGCGGCCGACCTGTTCATCCCCAAGTTGCTCCGCGACTTGCGGACCGGGCGGCTTCTGACACTCGCCGAGATTCTCGGTGGGGCGCTCGGGAACGCGCGCTTCTCGCACTGTTTGGAACTGGCCTGGGCCGAGACCGAGGACAACGCGCCAGAGGATATTCGCGAGCTGGTACTCGAGATGCTCGACGAGCTGGATGGCACGTTTCGCGAAACCGACGAGGACCGCGCGTACCGGATCGCGTACCGGGCGTTGCTCGTCCCCGGGCACTACACGCACGGGGCCGCATCGCGGTTCGGGCGGCGGTTCCTTCGTAAACACCGCTGGCTGCTCGACAAACCGGGAGCTTGCGCCCCGGACCCGAACCGCACCGGGTGCGGAACTCTGGCGTGCCCGTGCCTGCGGAACCCGAGATGGGCCGCCCGCCAGCTCTGCACGGCTCCGGCGCCGACCGCGGTCCGGAGCTTCCCCCAAGATGTCATCGACCCGGCGCTGGACTCCGGCGGCATTTACGACGACGGCTGGGTCGCCGGGACTGCCTACTGCGTGCTGACTCAACCGACCGGCGGTGAACTCGTGATTCGGGGGATGTTCCCGCAAATCGGACCGCGACCGGCCGTGTCGGAGGTGAGCGTCTCGATCGATGGACAGGAAGTGCTCCGGCGAGTACTGCATGCCGGCGCGGTCGAATTGGTCTGTCCGGTTCCGGTCGGTGAGGGGCGACGAAAGGTCGAATTACAGTTCTCTCTCACCCAGCCACTAACCGCCCCCGACACGCGAACCGTTGGGATGCACCTGACGTTCCTCGGTTTCGCATCCACTACGTCCGCTTCCGCAGCCTAACAGGGGACGTTCCCGATGACGCTGGGCCGGGCCGTGTTCCTCGACCGCGACGGGGTCATCGTACCCGACAACGAAGGTGCGTTGCTGGCCCCCGAGGACGTGCAACTCCTCGACGGAGTCGGTCCGGCACTCGCGGCCCTGAAAACGGCCGGGTTCGCGCTGATCCTCGTGACCAACCAGGCGGTAGTCGCACGCGGGCTGCTCACGGAAGCCCAACTCGATGAGATCCACAACGAACTGAACCGCCGGCTCCGGACAGCGGGCGCTCCGGCATTCGACGCGGTGTTCGCGTGCCCACACCACCCGCACGCGAACGTGCCCGCGTACCGGGTCGCGTGCGAGTGTCGCAAGCCGCGCCCGGGGATGCTTCTGCGGGCCGCCCGCGAGCGGTCGTTGGACCTGTCGGCGTCCGTGATGGTCGGTGATCGGATCACGGACGTACTGGCCGGTGCGCGGGCTGGGTGCCGCACGGTACTGGTCGAGGGGCCGCAAACCAGCGCGCCGCCGATCGTAACGTCCGAACCGATCGACCCGTCGGTGCGCGCGGACCACACGTGTACGTCACTGGCAGACGCGGCCCGCTGGATTCTGGAGAGCCGATGAAGGCGATGGTACTGTGCGCCGGGTTCGGCACCCGGCTCGGGGCACTCACCCGAGAAACCCCGAAGCCCATGCTCCTGCTGGCCGGTCGGCCGGTCCTCGATTACGTCTTGCGCCACCTGGCGCGACACGGGTTCGACGACATCGTGGTGAACTTGCACTTCCGCCCGGAGATGATCCGCGATTATTGCGGGGACGGGAGCCGGTTCGGGGTGAAGTTGACCTACTCTTACGAGGCCGAACCACTAGGGACCGCGGGTGCGGTGCGTGCGGTGGCCGATCACTTCCGTGGCGGCCCGTTCCTGGTGCAGTACGGGGACGTGCTGACCGCCCATGACCTCGGTGCGCTACGGGCCGCGCACGCTGCGCGGGGGGCGCTGGCCACAATCCTCACGCACCGCCGAGCCGGGTCCAATAGTGTGGTTGTTGTCGGGGCCGATGAGCGCGTGGAGCGCTTTCTCGAACGGCCGACGGAAGAGGAGCGGCGGGGGGTCGATTCGGACCGCGTGTTTTCGGGCGTGCTTCTGGCCGAACCGGATGTGCTTGACCTGATCCCACTCACTGGGCCGCGTGATTTCCCGCGGGACGTATTCCCCGCGGTCGTTGGAGCCGGTCGACTATACGCGCACCCGCTGAACGGGTACCGGTGCGCGATCGACTCCCCCGAACGGCTCGCGGCGGCCGAAGCCGCCGTGCGAGACGGGCTGGTCGGCTGATCCGGCACTATTCCTTGTGGATGTACTCGGCCGGGGCGCTGCGGAGCGTATCCAGGTTCTTCTTGGTCCAGGCGATCGTATCTGCGATCGCGTCCGCGATCCCGCGACGCGGTTCCCACTCGAGTTTGGTACGAGCGGCGGTCGAGTCGAGCAGGTACGCGGCGTCCTGTCCGAGTCTGGCCCCGACCATCTCGACCGAGTCCTCGAACGGCGCCCCGAGTTGGCGGCACACCTCTTCGACCACGGACCGGATCGTTTGATTCAGAGGTGTTGATAGGTGGAACACCGATCCCGGTGCCCCGTCACGTGCAGCACGCAGAGTGGCGTCGGACACGTCATCGATGTGAATGAACGAGCGGACGCTGGTGCCGCCCCCTTCGAGCCGCAGTCGCTTGCCGGTGAGCACGCACAGGACCGTCTTGGGGATGATCCGGTACAGCGCTTGAGCCGGTCCGCACACGTTGGCCGAGCGCGTGAACACCACCGGGAACCCGTAGGCCCGCTGGTACGCGAGCAGGTTCATGTCGCACGCGGCCTTCGAGATCGCGTAGGGCGTGCTCGGGTTAAACGGGGCGTTCTCGGACACGAGACCGGACGTGTTGCCGTACACCTCGGGGGTCGACGCCTGGACGAACTTCTTGAGGAAGTCCATCGTGCGCAGGCGCTCGTGCAGCCCGGCCATCGCGACCGTGTTGGTGCGGTACCAGTGCTCGGGATTGGCCCAGCTCTGTGCGACCATGCCCTGGGCCGCGAAATTCACCACGAAATCGGGCCGAAACTCCCGGAGCGCCGCGTCGATCGCGTTCAGATCGCGGTTCAGGTCGAGTTGGCGGAACGTGAATCGACTCGCATCGGCCCAGCGGTACGGCAGGAACACCGGGTCCGCTTCCGGGGACCGGCTGATGCCGAGCACCTCGGCCCCCGCTTTTAGAGCCGATGCGACGAAACTCGCACCGGAGAACGAGTTGCTACCAATTACACAGAACCGCTCCACACCCGCCCCCATTCTTGGTGCCGTCACGCGACCTTCTTGTCTTTCATGAGCTTGATGTTGAAGTACCGCGGGTCGGTCATCGAGTTCGGCAGCCGCCCGGCGCGGAACGCCCGGATCAGATCGACCGCCGCGTCCTCGATGGTGTGCTTGGGGACGAACCCGAGCACCCGGCGCACCTTGTCCGCGTTCACGCGGTACGAGCGGATGTCGTCGGACGGCGTGGTGACGATCTCGATCGTGCCGCGCTCGGGCACCTCGCGCTGGACCACGCCGCGGACGATCTCGGCCGTCTCCGCGACGGTGTAGTTCTGGTACCCGGCGTTGAAGATCTCGCCCCCGACCTTGTCGTCCGGCGCGGTGAGCAGCAGCAGGTACAGGTCGATCATGTCGCGGATGTGCAGGTTCGGGCGCATTTGCACCCCACCGAACACGGTGATTTTCCCGTTGTTGATCGCGTGGTTGGTGAGAATGTTGACCGTCAGGTCCAGGCGCTGGCGCGGCGAGTGCCCGCAGATGGTGGCCGGGCGGACGATCACCGGGACGAAGTCGCGTGTGCCCTCGGCCAGCAGCACTGGCTCGCACATGGCCTTGAACTTGTTGTACAGCGACACCGGAACGAGCGGGTGCTCCTCGGTCACGTTCGGGGAATCGCTGACGCCGTACACGCTGCCGGACGAGGCGAACACGAACCGGCGCACCCCGGCCTCTTTGCACGCCCGGACGAGCGGCCCGAACGAGTCGTAGTTCACCGACTGGCTCAGGCCCGGGTCCAGTTCGACGCTCGGGTCGTTGGAGATGCAGGCCAGGTGGATCACCGCCGCACAGCCCGCTACCGCGGCCCGAACCGCGGCCAGGTCGCGCACGTCCCCGGTCACCTCTTCCAGGTTCGGGTGCCCGCGCACGGGGGCCAGTGGCTCGTGCCCGTACAGGTACAGATCGAGTACGCGGACCCGGTACCCGGCATCGAGCAGGGCCGGCACCAGAACCGCCCCGACGTACCCCGCGCCACCGGGCACGAACACCATCGGGGCGCCGGCGGGTGAGACATCTGAGCTCATATCACGATTCCCTTCGACCGGGGGCCGGCGGTCACACACATCCGTGGTTTAATCGGCACCGCTGGGGCGCCACTGTAAGAAACTTCCGCCCTCGGTGACAACGCCAATCGCCGGGCACGGGCTTGCTCCCTGGGGCAGGTGCGGGTATAGGTTCGTCGCGCACCTGGAGGGCGAGCGATGGGCCAAGAGATCAACCTGCTGGACCGGTACCCGAAGTCGAACCGACCGATCGACGACCGCGGGCGCCTCATTACCGAAGCGCACCGGTCCGCGGCGCGCCAGTTCGGGGTCGAATACTTCGACGGGGACCGGCTGAGCGGGTACGGCGGGTACAACTATCACCCGCGGTTCTGGACCGATACCGTGTGCCGGTTCCGGGACCACTACCAATTGGCGCCCGACGCTCAGTTGCTCGATGTGGGCTGCGCGAAGGGGTTCATGCTGCACGACTTCAAACTGTTCATGCCTGAACTGCTGGTGGCCGGCGTGGACGTGTCCGGGTACGCGCTGGAACGCGCCCGCGAGGAAGTGCGCCCGTACTTGCAGCAGGCCAGTGCCGATGCGCTCCCGTTCCCGGACAACAGTTTCGATCTCGTGATTTCGATCAACACGATCCACAACTTGCCATTGGACCGGTGCAAGCAGTCGCTGCGTGAAATTCAGCGCGTGAGCCGCGGGCGCGCGTTCGTGACGATGGACGCCTGGCGCAACGACGCCGAGCGCGAGCGCCTGCTCAAGTGGAACCTGACCGCCCTCACGTACATGCACGTAGACGACTGGCGGCGCGTGTTCGATGAGGTCGGGTACACGGGCGACTATTACTGGTTCATCGCCGAGTGACGCGGGCAGTTGGCCGCATCGTTACGATCCGTGCGGCTTCATCACTTCGGTCAATTCAGAGTGGCCACGTTTGCCCGCGCGACCCCGGGGCCGAGA
This region of Gemmata massiliana genomic DNA includes:
- a CDS encoding zinc-binding dehydrogenase, with product MHTDAAVLVELNQPLRLLPLDLPDLKPGQVLVDVAYSGVCHSQLHEVRGRRGPDRFLPHTLGHEGSGTVTAVGPGVAKVRPGDRVVLTWIKGEGADVPSVSYESVLGRVNSGALSTFMRRTVTCENRLVPVPAEMPLREAALLGCALPTGAGVVTNTANPPAGSALVVFGAGGIGLSAVMAARLHGVGTLIAVDVVEQKLADARRFGATHTVNACHCDPVAAILELTGGRGADFAVEAAGRRETMEAAFRCVRDKGGLCVLAGNLPHGEQISLNPFDLIRGKRIVGTWGGDTVSDRDLPRYARLFLDGKLPLTDLISREYPLSGVNAALDDLEGGRVARALIDMGA
- a CDS encoding NAD-dependent epimerase/dehydratase family protein, whose protein sequence is MTAPRMGAGVERFCVIGSNSFSGASFVASALKAGAEVLGISRSPEADPVFLPYRWADASRFTFRQLDLNRDLNAIDAALREFRPDFVVNFAAQGMVAQSWANPEHWYRTNTVAMAGLHERLRTMDFLKKFVQASTPEVYGNTSGLVSENAPFNPSTPYAISKAACDMNLLAYQRAYGFPVVFTRSANVCGPAQALYRIIPKTVLCVLTGKRLRLEGGGTSVRSFIHIDDVSDATLRAARDGAPGSVFHLSTPLNQTIRSVVEEVCRQLGAPFEDSVEMVGARLGQDAAYLLDSTAARTKLEWEPRRGIADAIADTIAWTKKNLDTLRSAPAEYIHKE
- a CDS encoding TIGR04372 family glycosyltransferase translates to MAIPVALTLFFALSAAVALKAARSLLRERPEYFAVSLPRFGLAVGRRLVKKALGRVGLLPVRAPEVLPELTVAPPDVGAVTPEPASVTEGAAGTEPLPDAEIPIESTAASADLGAVAPELVLVVEPTPDTETGAETVPGFRAQIEALDQLYCTHMNDTADHTAARAVIASRCDVQHQYARHLGFDPSEVLLLNEEWLVNIGHMALLDLWVKMARLGWGQWKHLVLVAPSGRATSGWTSCRRTANEAYLDYWRGPFTAVVTDPDLCEALYPFTHNAGHTINTLVPLPDGSCESIFYAGSKVQEAWERENRAPLLKLTEADAARGRDRLREMGLPDGAWYVCVQARTPGYHEAGAYHQSHRDADIDSYWGAIEEITDRGGWVIRVGDASMEPISPRPQVIDYAVGPHKSDWMDVFLLGSCRFYLGGTSGLSHVPPTFGVPVALVNWISFVLPFYSARDRFIPKLIWSERENRLLTFPEQCGSAVRTASYARPYLDQLGLRVVANTPDEIQDLVGEMFDVLEGRGGHSTEDEHLQSAFDAVAAAEGFGRTMQIGGAFLRTHQALLPGAELLVRRAG
- a CDS encoding nucleotidyltransferase family protein, which codes for MKAMVLCAGFGTRLGALTRETPKPMLLLAGRPVLDYVLRHLARHGFDDIVVNLHFRPEMIRDYCGDGSRFGVKLTYSYEAEPLGTAGAVRAVADHFRGGPFLVQYGDVLTAHDLGALRAAHAARGALATILTHRRAGSNSVVVVGADERVERFLERPTEEERRGVDSDRVFSGVLLAEPDVLDLIPLTGPRDFPRDVFPAVVGAGRLYAHPLNGYRCAIDSPERLAAAEAAVRDGLVG
- a CDS encoding thiamine pyrophosphate-binding protein — translated: MKLSDYVAAFLAEQGIRHVFAVSGGAALHLIHSVADTPGLTYVCPMHEQAGAMAADAYARVTNKLGAAVATSGPGATNLLTGVCCAYYDSVPVLFITGQVSTFRNKGDTGVRQIGFQETDSVDLFRSVTKYVVRVDQPECIRYELEKACHLATSGRPGPVLVDIPDNVQRAQIDPETLDGYVLPLPATPVTTTADQIAHCLELVRGAERPVLVLGWGVHLAGAGALALEVAERLGLPIAPTWAIADAVPHDHPLHIGTFGTHGTRHANFAVQNADLILSVGSRLDTKATGTPPATFARGAKKVVVDIDPCELNKFARYDLHIDLPIASDAGAFLRALNTAPSRPPVSAWLERIADWKSRYPVCPDEYYSESEVNPYVFAKTLSRHLGEGEQIFLDTGCTLAWVMQAFEFKRGQRLFHDWNNTAMGWAVPACVGASLALDRRPVVCVTGDGSLQMNIQELATVVRHKLPVKIFLLNNHGHGMIQQTQEQWLGSKYHASSVEGGLTDPDYLAVARAYGFPVHNLTRAADVSDRIAAVLAADGPQFCNVEIPAHHRVLPQVKFGRPNEDTEPLLPRDEFLSNMIVKAMDVSVAPLPAVPHPPSALPKAA
- a CDS encoding NAD-dependent epimerase/dehydratase family protein is translated as MSSDVSPAGAPMVFVPGGAGYVGAVLVPALLDAGYRVRVLDLYLYGHEPLAPVRGHPNLEEVTGDVRDLAAVRAAVAGCAAVIHLACISNDPSVELDPGLSQSVNYDSFGPLVRACKEAGVRRFVFASSGSVYGVSDSPNVTEEHPLVPVSLYNKFKAMCEPVLLAEGTRDFVPVIVRPATICGHSPRQRLDLTVNILTNHAINNGKITVFGGVQMRPNLHIRDMIDLYLLLLTAPDDKVGGEIFNAGYQNYTVAETAEIVRGVVQREVPERGTIEIVTTPSDDIRSYRVNADKVRRVLGFVPKHTIEDAAVDLIRAFRAGRLPNSMTDPRYFNIKLMKDKKVA
- a CDS encoding TIGR04372 family glycosyltransferase, which produces MRAVISTIVFRLAVLVCRALRVRFLVNPAFPPAFSRIGHLAAEPDCFVKEGLLGLRPRCVGVLLVPRDDAANPCLLDYWRQQLWVISSPFWVRVFGPLAEIPAFRYPTDPYVTAINDTATFGAIQAAYAGRLPVLKITAAHRVSGESELRKLGVPEGAWFVVVHCREGGYDANEPGARARNVAIETYLPALRAIVERGGWCVRVGDPTMTPLPPISGVIDYAHSPLRSDRMDVFLCARAKFLLGSASGLSVLASVFGTPCALANQSLPAVAFPYGAADLFIPKLLRDLRTGRLLTLAEILGGALGNARFSHCLELAWAETEDNAPEDIRELVLEMLDELDGTFRETDEDRAYRIAYRALLVPGHYTHGAASRFGRRFLRKHRWLLDKPGACAPDPNRTGCGTLACPCLRNPRWAARQLCTAPAPTAVRSFPQDVIDPALDSGGIYDDGWVAGTAYCVLTQPTGGELVIRGMFPQIGPRPAVSEVSVSIDGQEVLRRVLHAGAVELVCPVPVGEGRRKVELQFSLTQPLTAPDTRTVGMHLTFLGFASTTSASAA
- a CDS encoding class I SAM-dependent methyltransferase encodes the protein MGQEINLLDRYPKSNRPIDDRGRLITEAHRSAARQFGVEYFDGDRLSGYGGYNYHPRFWTDTVCRFRDHYQLAPDAQLLDVGCAKGFMLHDFKLFMPELLVAGVDVSGYALERAREEVRPYLQQASADALPFPDNSFDLVISINTIHNLPLDRCKQSLREIQRVSRGRAFVTMDAWRNDAERERLLKWNLTALTYMHVDDWRRVFDEVGYTGDYYWFIAE
- a CDS encoding D-glycero-alpha-D-manno-heptose-1,7-bisphosphate 7-phosphatase, translating into MTLGRAVFLDRDGVIVPDNEGALLAPEDVQLLDGVGPALAALKTAGFALILVTNQAVVARGLLTEAQLDEIHNELNRRLRTAGAPAFDAVFACPHHPHANVPAYRVACECRKPRPGMLLRAARERSLDLSASVMVGDRITDVLAGARAGCRTVLVEGPQTSAPPIVTSEPIDPSVRADHTCTSLADAARWILESR